In Lytechinus variegatus isolate NC3 chromosome 6, Lvar_3.0, whole genome shotgun sequence, the DNA window acttttaaaaaatgtggttttctttttgaaaccaagacacccccgccaaatgattttttgatatcctttcttcaaattgaatttgctcactcatgcgtgaatgaaaaataatctaagtaaaatcagatgaaagaggagattctaagctttaaattggtaggtcatttgtctattttatttatgattaagtaatgataaatgatcgctaaatctcggtttcgttttttctgggacgcactgtacgtACGTATAGTCTCCACAGTTGTTAACGTGTATAGGTTCCTTTTTAGGAGCGCAAACTAGATGACTGCATGTGATAATCATTTGGATGGCGAGGAGGGTTATAGCAATGATTATGACCATGCTGATGTCGATGTAATAaagcacagcaaaaactgtggtgttaaccggtgtacatagatcgaggaccacaccagtgattttacaccggtgttaaactggtggtgctagttttacacatataggtgttattacaacacctgtggttgttacatttacactctttggcgttatgttcaatctctagagtgttattttaacacatcaggtgtggtcctctattaacacccaTTGGTGTCAGTTGTAAcaccagtttttacagtgtggatTCTAATGGCAGACCATAAAAATTTcgatataaaaaatatgttaaattacGAAGAAGCAGGCGATATTGACACTGAATCAATACTTGCGTTATTGCTACAATAGACTATACCAgtatgaaaacataaagaaaaatgGCAAACTAAAGGAACAAAATAAAGGATGAAGTTAATGAAAATACctgtatataataataataatttgactTATATCGTGCCAAATGTACTCTGTGGAGTCGTCAAggcgctttttaggaaattatacaagaaattataaCAAGAATGAAGAGAACTGTTGAAAGGTAATGTTTGAAGTTTCAGAGGtaagcactgtttgatgttttCACAACTGTATGAGCATGGCTAGATACTTATCCTTAATTGTTCTTCACTGTTGGGGAATAAATATAGTGATAATTACCATTAACAAAATACTCCCTTTTAATTCTCCACAACGCCTTTCCTCGGTGAATCTATAACTCACACACAGTGCAATTAATAGCAAAATCGAATGACGAGAGAGGGTGGAAACCTCTCGCTTATATAGCCTGTCGGAAATTATCGGATATCGAGCGCCACCACATTTAGTggtaatataatattttattgcaAATTTCCCCTGATATGGGTcgaagttaaaggggaatgaaacctttggaacaaatacactgttagaaaatttatccttaaactaaaaggagttcctgcagcagagtctcgagaacacctgtaatcttaccagattgcgtaatcttacaggaaattggtatttggtgtgtgtaatcttacaaatttccttaaataaaacactcttttcccctttttctaacagacatgttctgttaaattgcagaaaaattcctgtttcatgaatttaaagaatgattctggtattgctttctgcaaaatcttcttttatttttctgtaaaatcagggttttttttaacagtgtaggcttgtgtagaaacagaaaaatcaaaggataagaataaagaaagtttgagaaaaatcggacaaataatgacaaagttatgagcatttgaaaattgcaatccctaatgctatggagatcctcccattggcaatgcaacaagtatgtgtgatgtcacatgtgaacaactttccctttgatggactataaaataccctcaaaatgtctctttttgctttttcttatgatgatacaaactccttatccatgatttattcttaaaaattaTGTagtacatgccctcatgtagaaagaacacatgatttatggatagatgtgataaaagaggcaattcaagtgaaatatatatactaaagtaatgggaagagttgttcacaagtgacatcacacatctttgtcgcattgccaatttgctatctccatatagcattagtgatcgcaatattcaaatgctcataactttctcactatttgtccgatttttcccaaactttcgttgatctgtttctttgattttctgttttcacacaagctatcttgttccaagggtttcattctcctttaaattacCAAAATGTTACCGAGAAATGCTATTTGGTCCAGCATAATCTATGCGAAGGCTGCAGTTATATTGTCTTTGCTGTTATGCTGAACGCAATCGATGTGGTTTATTACTACTCATCctatttcatgatttacaaaacatgaccCCTTTTAAGGTCAGAAATCTCATTTTGCGCCTATGTTTGGTATATACCTATACATACCGTTAATGATTAcagaaaaagtgcttagaatgttaatttttttaggtcggaatgtcaaaaattttcaactcgcgcttcgcgtttgcAGTAATCTTCTTCATACACAgcttgttcaggttcacaaacttTGCTCATCgatcagaatgttcaatttccaggacaaaatacatgaaattccatttttttagcTCGCTCTTCGCGTACGCACATCATAGGGCAACacatttatgtttttatataagaataaagctaaaaaatgACTGTTAAGATAACAGCGTTTTGCCTCGAtcccgagccccccccccccaaaaaaaaaaaagagaaaaggaaaagtgataagggtgaaatataacattattttccaaatgttatgtcaaaatctatcacaaacttggatttttgtaataaaaatgtcgaaatttttgttCGACTGCTTTGCTCGCAACTTATACGCCATATATgcatgggtaaaaaaaaagtccccccccccgctcttgGCGGAAGCTGCATCCGCCCCTGAATATATACCTCTTTCCCCTTCTTACAAGTCAAATTTCTCCATCGTCAAACATATTAGCTTTCTGTGGTCTAAAAAGAGTCAACTTAGGCAGATGAGTTTCCTGTAATACAAACAAGATAAATTCCTGATGAAGTGTCTTCTGGATTCATTACCATACAGATCCATTGACGTGCACGGAAGAACACCAGTACGGCGTGCTCGATCCAACGTGTGGACATCGTTTCGTTCCTTTCTCGTGTGCACAAGGCTGGAAAAATCGCCCATGTAAATGCGATTCCCAGTGTGTCCTTTATAATGAGTGTTGCAAGGATGCCGAAGATATGTCTACAGCTGGAACgttgaacaaaataaatatatacccTTTCTCTGTTTATGACCCAATACCTGAGAGAATGGCTTGGGAAGATGACTTTCTACCGTATATCTCATGTGCTACCGTTTCTGGTGTTGATTATGGATATGGAAGCAATATCACCACCCTTTCTCACTACCAGATGATTTCTAAATGCCCCTCGTATGTCCTTGCCCATAGCGTAATCCGCACCAAGTGTGAGAACCCGCAGGAACCCGACGAAGAATTGTACACACCCGTTACTGTTGAAAGCATCGGTCACTTTAGAAATTTGTATTGTGCGTTATGTCATGACATTTCTACCGGTATCGAGTTATGGAGTTGGAAATGGTACTGTGATTATGATTATGGTGGTAGTAGTCGCAGTGGAAGCAGTAGTGATTCGAATGAAAACGTACGAACCCAATACACAGAAACAGAACTGATGAAAGGATTCTGCTCCAAACAACTCGAGCCGTCAGAAGATTTACCAAATGATATGTACCCACGGCATTGTTATCCTGGAGTAGATGTGACTTCGTGTTCTTCAGAACCTACCAAGTGTCCATCATACCTGGCACCTATAGTACACAATGGTACCATCTACCAGAATCTACACTGTGCTTATTGCAATGGCATTGACGTATGCGCAGACTATTTGGATTTGTGCAAATCTATCACATATGATGGCTCATACCCAGTCAGTGCAGGGTTTGCATTTGCAGAATTCTTTAACTTTATCGACAGAAACCAGGAATTTGCATGTGCTGAAAATGAAGCCTTTGACCCACTGTCAAGAAAGTGTCAATTGCTCTTTTGCTTCACAGGATTTGAATACAACACGACAACAAAACAGTGTGAACGTCTACCGGTAGATGAGAAAGGAAGGCTGTTTGTTACGTTCTATTCTCTCCAGGATGAAGTGAATATGACATCATTGGATACTGACTACCTTCTGGCAACGGTAAATAATGTCCTCATTCAGTCGCCACTGGACACACTGACGTTCCCTTCCGTTGTGTCGGTTCCTCAAATTTCCTGTATCCCCACTGGTGATTCGGAAAATTACTCTCGTCAGTCAATATGTCAAGTGTGCCTTGACACTGAATTGAACTTTACTACACTACCCCAAACGTCTTTGGAGTTCTATCAGGGTACTGCAGGTATCATAACCAATGCAACGACCACTTTGTATATGCCTTCATTAGGGAACCTGTCGATGATAGAAATACTTATTGATGTTCCTGCAGGATGGGACTGTGAGTCCCACAACTCCTGGACATTTTCAGATTACGGCAAACCCACCCTGCTACCATTCCGAATTAACTTTACCAGAGAAAGGGCAGATTATATCATGAGTGTCTCCAGCATAGGTGACGTTTGCACAGGCAACACCACCAGACTTGCTTGCGACACATATGTCAAACTAGATGCGAGTCAGTTTGAGATTGTGAAAAATCAGTCACGAGTATTTCTCCATTTCACCTGGAAGGATACAGTCCTGTTAGATGATGAGTTTCAAATAGGTCAAGATGGTTCAGCTCTTTACTGCCAAAAAGTTCCTACTTATGAAGAACGTAATTTACCTCCTGGCCTGGACACTATGAACACCATAGGAAATGCACTGTCTGTTGTTTCAGTACTGATCATCATAACAACCTATGCCACCTTTCCTGAACTTCTCAACTTGGCTGGGAAATCGGCCCTTACCTTATCTGTTGCCCTCTTACTCACATTTTTATTAGTGTTTGTGAGTGGAGTGAGCACGGAACATGATGGCTTCTGTAAAGCAGTGGCAGCCATTACCCATTTCTTCTGGCTCTCTATCTTCTTCTGGATGAATGCCCTTGCCATAGATCTAAATCGCACATTTGGCACCCGTGCCAAGACTAGAGTTGCTAGTAAATCTAAAAAATTCTACGTTTGGTACTCTCTCTATGCCTGGGGCGTACCAGCTTTGATCGTAGGTGCTTGTCTGGTCATTGACGTTTGTGGCTGTACTAATCTGCGATTCAGCTACGGCAACGATGAGCTTTGCTGGTTGTCCAGTGGCGATGCAAATCTGTATGCCTTTGGTGTGCCTCTGTTAGCACTTCTGTTCCTGAATGCGATCTTGTTCATAGACACGGTGGTTGGAATTAGACTTACCAAGAGGGCCTCAGAGAAAGCACTTAAGAAGCGACCAGCACTTGCTAAAGCCAAAGAAGAGTTATCACTGTACATCAAGGTTAGTATAAACATGATCACAATGTACACAATTTGCAATGTCTGCTTGTACTTTTACAGATCCCTCCTCTCAGACAGTATCTCCAATTATTAAAAAGTGATATGGGTCATCAATCACCAGTGGTGAGTCTAAGGTTCAAATACTCTGAAGGCTTGCTATTCTTAAAATGTATTAGTCCAAAGGTTTGTTAAGATGAAGGCTTGTTATTCCTAAGGTTGTttcatccgaaaacgaaataagctttgttattctgaaggttcgataGTCTGAAGATGAAGTGAGGTTTGTATAATTTTAGTTGTTTTCAGACTAACAAccctatttcattttcagacgAATAAACCGTACTTAATAATTCTCAGAGTAACAGGGTATCCTTAATTAATTGTTGGATTAACATACCTTTGGAATGACAAAGCCTAGTATTCTATCATTCTTATCGCAccttcagaacaaaaaaaaccTGGCTTATGAAACCACAAATGTAcagatttttcattcattttt includes these proteins:
- the LOC121416476 gene encoding uncharacterized protein LOC121416476 — translated: MSTAGTLNKINIYPFSVYDPIPERMAWEDDFLPYISCATVSGVDYGYGSNITTLSHYQMISKCPSYVLAHSVIRTKCENPQEPDEELYTPVTVESIGHFRNLYCALCHDISTGIELWSWKWYCDYDYGGSSRSGSSSDSNENVRTQYTETELMKGFCSKQLEPSEDLPNDMYPRHCYPGVDVTSCSSEPTKCPSYLAPIVHNGTIYQNLHCAYCNGIDVCADYLDLCKSITYDGSYPVSAGFAFAEFFNFIDRNQEFACAENEAFDPLSRKCQLLFCFTGFEYNTTTKQCERLPVDEKGRLFVTFYSLQDEVNMTSLDTDYLLATVNNVLIQSPLDTLTFPSVVSVPQISCIPTGDSENYSRQSICQVCLDTELNFTTLPQTSLEFYQGTAGIITNATTTLYMPSLGNLSMIEILIDVPAGWDCESHNSWTFSDYGKPTLLPFRINFTRERADYIMSVSSIGDVCTGNTTRLACDTYVKLDASQFEIVKNQSRVFLHFTWKDTVLLDDEFQIGQDGSALYCQKVPTYEERNLPPGLDTMNTIGNALSVVSVLIIITTYATFPELLNLAGKSALTLSVALLLTFLLVFVSGVSTEHDGFCKAVAAITHFFWLSIFFWMNALAIDLNRTFGTRAKTRVASKSKKFYVWYSLYAWGVPALIVGACLVIDVCGCTNLRFSYGNDELCWLSSGDANLYAFGVPLLALLFLNAILFIDTVVGIRLTKRASEKALKKRPALAKAKEELSLYIKLSGVMGFTWILVFICEYANVPELWYLFTAVNSLQGVFILLAFGYNKRIITLWKVKLGMQKELTSSTSGDNNTESTSTGTTRAEK